A genome region from Marinobacter panjinensis includes the following:
- a CDS encoding NADH:flavin oxidoreductase, whose amino-acid sequence MSMNLGPLFEPFEIHNLTLRNRVAMAPMTRNFSPGNAPNQEVVDYYRRRAEGGVGLLITEGTTVNHPGANGYPNVPFFHGDTALSGWKDVADAVHEAGGAIFPQLWHVGAVRKEGTEPDPTVPGYSPSGLFAPGKPNGKAMSKEDIDDVINAFADAAQDAKALGFDGVEIHGAHGYLLDQFLWEGTNQRDDEYGGSMENRLRFVVEIIEAVRYRVGPDFPIMLRFSQWKQQDYDAKLVNSPEELEQFLKPLVEAGVDIFHASTRRFWEPEFEGSNLNLAGWTQKLSGKPTMSVGSVGLTEDFISGTFASKKEAVEQSGIDELVDRMNNNEFELIAVGRALLQDPEWLVKLKEGRIGEVAPFAKKSLAKLY is encoded by the coding sequence ATGAGCATGAACCTTGGTCCCCTGTTTGAGCCTTTCGAAATCCATAACCTGACCCTGCGCAACCGCGTTGCCATGGCTCCGATGACCCGCAACTTCTCGCCGGGCAATGCGCCGAACCAGGAGGTGGTGGACTATTACCGCCGCCGCGCGGAAGGCGGGGTCGGGCTGCTGATTACCGAGGGCACCACGGTGAATCATCCCGGCGCCAATGGTTACCCGAACGTGCCGTTTTTCCACGGTGACACAGCACTTTCCGGCTGGAAGGACGTGGCGGACGCGGTTCACGAAGCCGGTGGCGCTATCTTCCCCCAGCTGTGGCATGTAGGCGCGGTACGAAAGGAAGGAACCGAGCCGGACCCGACAGTGCCCGGCTACAGCCCTTCCGGTCTTTTCGCGCCGGGTAAGCCCAATGGCAAGGCCATGAGCAAGGAAGATATTGACGATGTTATCAATGCCTTCGCCGACGCCGCTCAGGATGCCAAGGCGTTGGGATTCGATGGCGTGGAGATTCACGGCGCCCACGGCTACCTGTTGGACCAGTTTCTGTGGGAAGGCACTAACCAGCGTGACGATGAGTACGGTGGCAGCATGGAAAACCGTCTGCGCTTTGTGGTGGAAATCATCGAAGCCGTACGCTACCGCGTGGGCCCGGATTTTCCGATCATGCTGCGTTTTTCCCAGTGGAAGCAGCAGGACTATGACGCGAAGTTGGTGAATAGCCCGGAAGAGCTCGAGCAGTTTCTGAAGCCATTGGTTGAAGCCGGCGTTGATATTTTCCACGCCTCGACACGCCGTTTCTGGGAGCCGGAATTTGAAGGTTCCAACCTGAACCTGGCGGGCTGGACCCAGAAACTGTCCGGTAAGCCGACCATGTCAGTGGGCAGCGTGGGACTGACCGAAGACTTCATCAGCGGCACCTTTGCCAGCAAGAAGGAAGCGGTGGAGCAGTCCGGCATCGACGAACTGGTTGATCGTATGAACAACAACGAGTTCGAGCTCATCGCCGTGGGCCGCGCCCTGCTGCAGGACCCGGAATGGCTGGTGAAATTAAAGGAAGGCCGCATCGGTGAGGTGGCGCCCTTTGCAAAGAAGTCGCTGGCGAAGCTTTACTGA
- the pntB gene encoding Re/Si-specific NAD(P)(+) transhydrogenase subunit beta, with the protein MSTGLVSVAYVVASICFILSLGGLSHQESARRGNLYGVAGIIIAVGATLASVDGGVTAIVIAVLLGAGIGIPIANKVEMTQMPQLVALLHSFVGLAAVLVGFSGYIEPLIATAGAEHTIKLVEVFVGIFIGAVTFTGSLVACGKLDGRIDSKALTLPGRHLMNLVAIIACVFLGAWFLGTDSMALGIIALVLMTVIASVLGVHLIMAIGGADMPVVVSMLNSYSGWAAASIGFMLGNDLLIVVGALVGSSGAILSYIMCKAMNRSFISVILGGFGQTTSSASATDSDQTVHESSVDDVCEELRNADSVIIVPGYGMAVAQAQNGVSDMTKILRERGVNVRFGIHPVAGRLPGHMNVLLAEAHVPYDIVLEMDEINADFPETDVVLVIGANDTVNPAAAEDPGSPIAGMPVLEVWKARQVVVLKRGMATGYSGVENPLFFKDNTRMLFGDAKESIDKVVSGLRD; encoded by the coding sequence ATGAGTACAGGACTGGTGAGCGTGGCCTACGTGGTCGCAAGTATCTGCTTTATTCTCAGCCTGGGTGGCCTCAGCCACCAGGAGTCGGCGCGGCGCGGCAACCTCTATGGCGTGGCCGGCATCATCATCGCGGTGGGGGCGACCCTTGCCAGCGTGGACGGCGGCGTCACTGCTATTGTGATTGCGGTGCTTCTCGGCGCCGGCATCGGCATTCCCATCGCCAACAAGGTGGAAATGACCCAGATGCCGCAACTGGTCGCCCTGCTCCACAGCTTTGTGGGCCTGGCGGCGGTGTTGGTTGGCTTCTCCGGCTACATCGAACCACTGATTGCAACTGCCGGAGCGGAACACACCATCAAACTGGTGGAAGTGTTTGTAGGCATCTTTATCGGTGCGGTGACCTTTACCGGGTCGCTGGTGGCCTGCGGCAAACTGGACGGACGCATCGACAGCAAGGCCCTGACCCTGCCCGGCCGGCACCTGATGAACCTGGTGGCGATCATTGCCTGTGTATTCCTGGGTGCCTGGTTCCTGGGCACCGACAGCATGGCGCTGGGCATCATTGCCCTCGTGCTGATGACAGTCATTGCCTCGGTCCTCGGCGTTCACCTGATCATGGCGATCGGCGGCGCCGATATGCCGGTAGTGGTGTCGATGCTCAACAGCTATTCCGGGTGGGCTGCGGCCTCCATCGGGTTCATGCTGGGCAATGACCTGTTGATTGTCGTTGGTGCCCTGGTGGGCAGCAGCGGTGCCATCCTCAGTTACATCATGTGCAAAGCCATGAACCGGTCGTTCATCAGCGTCATTCTTGGCGGCTTTGGTCAGACAACCAGCAGCGCCAGTGCCACTGATTCCGACCAGACGGTGCACGAATCCAGCGTCGACGATGTGTGTGAAGAATTGCGCAATGCCGACTCGGTGATCATTGTCCCCGGTTACGGCATGGCAGTGGCCCAGGCCCAGAATGGCGTCAGTGATATGACGAAGATACTGCGGGAGCGGGGCGTGAACGTACGTTTCGGCATCCATCCGGTGGCCGGCCGCCTGCCCGGGCACATGAACGTACTGTTGGCAGAAGCCCACGTACCCTACGACATCGTGCTGGAAATGGACGAGATCAACGCCGACTTCCCGGAAACCGACGTGGTCCTGGTGATTGGTGCCAACGACACGGTGAACCCGGCTGCTGCCGAAGACCCCGGCAGCCCCATCGCCGGTATGCCGGTACTGGAGGTATGGAAGGCCAGGCAAGTGGTTGTCCTCAAGCGGGGCATGGCTACCGGTTATTCCGGTGTCGAAAACCCGCTGTTCTTCAAGGACAACACCCGCATGCTGTTTGGTGATGCCAAGGAGAGCATCGACAAGGTGGTGAGCGGGTTAAGGGATTGA
- a CDS encoding Re/Si-specific NAD(P)(+) transhydrogenase subunit alpha, giving the protein MKIGIPREIFKDERRVAATPPSVHKLIGLGYEVVVEGGAGEAANYSDAAYEKVGASIAADTTSLWQEADFILKVRAPMENPALGKHEVDLMKDGAFLVSYIWPAQNPELLEKLAAKKITSFAIDSLPRISRAQKMDALSAMANIAGYRAVIEAANNFGRFFTGQVTAAGKVPPAKVMVIGAGVAGLAAIGAANSMGAIVRAFDTRLEVKEQVESMGAEFLELDFGDEEGSGGGGYAKQMSDEFIKAEMALFAEQAEEVDIIITTALIPGKPAPKLITADMVKSMKPGSVIVDLASERGGNCELTEPGKVAHHHGVTLIGYTDLPSRMAKVASDLYATNLMHLLTELTPEKDGQPLVNMEDDVIRGLTVVRESDVTWPPPQPEAPVSPKPAPGTEEPSAADKAAAKKDADRRSLIGKGALLIVTALALYGVGAHAPESFLQHFTVFVLACFIGWQVIWNVTPSLHTPLMSVTNAISGIIVIGAILHLAQAENLAVGIMAFVAVLIASINVGGGFRVTHRMLKMFRR; this is encoded by the coding sequence ATGAAAATCGGTATCCCCAGGGAAATTTTCAAGGATGAACGGCGTGTGGCGGCTACGCCTCCTTCCGTTCATAAACTCATTGGCCTTGGTTACGAGGTCGTTGTTGAAGGCGGCGCCGGCGAGGCTGCAAATTACTCGGATGCGGCTTACGAGAAAGTGGGCGCGTCAATAGCGGCCGATACCACCTCGCTGTGGCAGGAAGCGGACTTTATCCTTAAAGTTCGTGCCCCCATGGAAAATCCTGCCCTCGGCAAACACGAAGTGGATCTGATGAAGGACGGGGCCTTTCTGGTCAGCTATATCTGGCCGGCGCAGAACCCCGAGTTGCTGGAGAAACTGGCGGCAAAGAAGATTACGTCGTTCGCCATCGACAGCCTTCCCCGCATCAGCCGTGCCCAGAAGATGGATGCGCTCAGCGCCATGGCCAATATTGCCGGCTACCGGGCAGTAATTGAGGCGGCCAACAACTTCGGGCGTTTCTTTACCGGGCAGGTGACGGCGGCTGGCAAGGTACCGCCAGCCAAGGTCATGGTGATTGGTGCCGGGGTGGCGGGCCTGGCAGCCATTGGCGCTGCCAACAGCATGGGCGCCATCGTGCGGGCCTTTGATACCCGTCTGGAAGTAAAAGAACAGGTTGAAAGCATGGGCGCCGAATTCCTGGAGCTGGATTTCGGTGACGAGGAAGGCAGCGGTGGCGGCGGCTACGCCAAGCAGATGAGCGATGAGTTCATCAAGGCGGAAATGGCGCTGTTTGCGGAGCAGGCCGAGGAGGTGGACATCATCATCACCACCGCGCTGATTCCCGGCAAGCCAGCGCCGAAACTGATCACGGCTGACATGGTGAAATCCATGAAGCCTGGCAGTGTGATTGTCGACCTGGCGTCCGAGCGTGGCGGCAACTGTGAGCTTACCGAACCGGGCAAGGTGGCCCACCACCACGGCGTAACACTGATTGGCTACACCGACCTGCCCAGCCGTATGGCCAAGGTAGCCAGTGATCTCTACGCCACCAACCTGATGCACTTGCTCACTGAACTGACCCCAGAGAAAGACGGGCAGCCACTGGTCAACATGGAAGACGATGTCATCCGTGGCCTGACCGTTGTGCGGGAGAGCGACGTTACCTGGCCACCACCCCAGCCGGAAGCGCCGGTGAGCCCCAAACCGGCACCCGGTACAGAGGAACCGTCGGCGGCAGACAAGGCCGCTGCGAAGAAAGACGCCGACCGCCGCAGCCTGATTGGCAAGGGTGCACTGCTGATCGTGACAGCACTGGCACTCTACGGCGTCGGTGCCCACGCACCGGAAAGCTTCCTGCAACACTTTACGGTATTTGTGCTGGCCTGCTTTATCGGCTGGCAGGTGATCTGGAACGTAACGCCTTCCCTGCACACCCCTCTGATGAGCGTGACCAATGCCATCAGCGGCATCATCGTGATCGGTGCCATTTTACACCTGGCCCAGGCGGAGAACCTTGCCGTCGGCATCATGGCCTTTGTCGCGGTGCTGATTGCCAGCATCAACGTGGGGGGCGGCTTCCGGGTCACCCATCGTATGCTCAAAATGTTCCGCAGGTAG
- the bamE gene encoding outer membrane protein assembly factor BamE domain-containing protein, with amino-acid sequence MKSVTSFSAIVLLALSLALAGCATVGQDFATHNVDQIEIGETTRSEIQEMFGEPWRTGVEDGKRTWTYGKYRWSAFGDAETTDLVVRFNQDGTVSSYVYNTTE; translated from the coding sequence ATGAAGTCTGTTACATCATTTTCTGCCATCGTCCTGCTTGCCTTGTCGTTAGCCCTTGCCGGGTGCGCCACAGTGGGCCAGGACTTCGCCACCCACAACGTGGACCAGATTGAAATCGGGGAAACCACCCGTTCGGAGATTCAGGAGATGTTCGGCGAACCCTGGCGCACGGGTGTTGAAGACGGCAAGCGCACCTGGACTTATGGCAAATACCGCTGGTCCGCCTTTGGTGATGCTGAAACCACGGACCTGGTGGTACGCTTCAATCAGGATGGAACCGTGTCTTCCTACGTGTATAACACCACCGAGTAA
- a CDS encoding winged helix-turn-helix transcriptional regulator — MARKRFDDSSCSVARALNEVGDWWSLLVVLHAMYGTRRFVDFQQELGIARNILCDRLARLVDNEVLKKVEVGEHGSRFEYRLTEKGRDLFPIVIALRQWGDKWNPAPDQAPLDLRDRDTGRTIRQVEVQDADGHPLTVRDVFVPESRKKVG; from the coding sequence ATGGCCAGAAAACGTTTTGATGATTCCAGTTGCTCCGTCGCCCGTGCCCTGAATGAAGTAGGGGACTGGTGGTCACTGCTCGTGGTGCTGCACGCCATGTATGGCACGCGCCGCTTTGTGGACTTCCAGCAGGAACTGGGCATCGCCCGCAATATTCTTTGCGACCGTCTGGCACGGCTGGTGGACAACGAGGTGCTCAAAAAGGTGGAAGTGGGCGAGCATGGCTCACGCTTCGAGTACCGCCTGACCGAGAAAGGCCGTGACCTCTTTCCCATCGTGATTGCCCTGCGCCAGTGGGGCGACAAGTGGAACCCGGCGCCGGACCAGGCACCTCTGGACCTGCGGGATCGTGACACCGGGCGAACCATTCGCCAGGTGGAAGTTCAGGATGCCGACGGTCACCCGCTTACGGTTCGTGATGTGTTTGTGCCGGAAAGCAGAAAGAAAGTCGGCTGA
- a CDS encoding exopolysaccharide biosynthesis protein → MDSHGDPADIEELLDRIEAGAANRSHVSIGEMMDSVGRRSFGPVVLLVGLILVTPLSGMPGMPTLMGLLTLLTLSQVLMGRKHFWLPGWLAQREIPRKKLVQGLELLRPPARRIDRLIRPRLTPLVRGLGLYVMALACMFISVALPATEIVPFSASIAGLALMTFGLAMISKDGFIALFAWGIALAGPVMLIQIT, encoded by the coding sequence ATGGACTCTCACGGCGATCCTGCTGATATCGAGGAGCTACTGGACCGGATAGAAGCCGGAGCGGCCAACCGGTCTCACGTTTCCATCGGAGAAATGATGGACTCGGTGGGTCGCAGAAGTTTTGGCCCGGTGGTGCTCCTGGTGGGGCTGATTCTGGTAACACCGCTGAGCGGAATGCCGGGGATGCCGACGCTGATGGGGCTGCTTACCCTGTTGACCCTGAGCCAGGTTCTGATGGGGCGAAAGCACTTCTGGCTGCCCGGTTGGCTGGCGCAGCGGGAAATTCCCCGCAAGAAACTTGTGCAGGGGCTGGAACTGCTGCGCCCGCCTGCCCGGCGCATTGACCGCTTGATTCGCCCGCGCTTGACCCCGTTGGTCAGGGGGCTCGGGCTGTATGTGATGGCGCTGGCCTGCATGTTCATTTCGGTGGCTTTGCCAGCAACCGAGATTGTTCCGTTTAGTGCCAGTATTGCCGGCCTGGCACTGATGACTTTTGGTCTCGCGATGATTTCGAAGGATGGATTTATTGCCCTGTTTGCCTGGGGAATTGCACTCGCGGGCCCGGTCATGCTGATCCAGATTACGTAA
- a CDS encoding patatin-like phospholipase family protein yields the protein MSKAGVVLTGGGARAAYQVGVLRAIADMYPDWSYPFSVIIGTSAGAINAMALAGNRGLFRHNIDHLEKMWSELTMDRVFRADTISLMRSFSNVARKMISQPVGGGPVSFLDNAPLRQMLELEIDFQSIRNTIREGHIDAVGLNACGYASGQNICFFEGADGLEGWSVGQRGGARTELTIDHIMASSAIPTLFSPVKINREFFGDGVTRQMAHISPVLRLGARKVLVIGVSANAMCPSKRPEKPGMPTLTQVLAQVFNGMFLDTLDYDIDRSRVINQLLELIPEERLKESGLDLSPVDILEISPSEPINDLAMKYIDAMPLVLRRLTGASDSAPVSSANLASFLLFDKRFCRDLIELGYRDGQSHARQIERFFAKEA from the coding sequence ATGAGCAAAGCCGGTGTGGTACTGACCGGCGGTGGCGCGCGGGCGGCCTATCAGGTCGGTGTACTGCGGGCCATCGCCGATATGTATCCGGACTGGAGTTACCCGTTCAGTGTCATTATCGGTACGTCCGCCGGTGCCATTAATGCCATGGCACTGGCGGGTAATCGCGGGCTCTTTCGCCACAACATCGATCACCTGGAAAAGATGTGGTCGGAATTGACCATGGACCGGGTTTTCCGGGCCGATACCATCAGCCTGATGCGCAGCTTCAGCAACGTTGCCCGCAAAATGATCAGCCAACCGGTCGGGGGTGGGCCAGTGTCATTCCTGGATAACGCGCCGTTGCGACAGATGCTTGAGCTGGAAATTGACTTTCAAAGCATCCGCAACACCATCCGGGAAGGCCATATCGACGCTGTGGGTCTCAATGCCTGCGGTTATGCCTCTGGCCAGAATATCTGTTTCTTCGAGGGTGCTGACGGGCTTGAGGGCTGGTCAGTGGGCCAGCGTGGCGGTGCCCGCACAGAGCTGACGATAGACCATATTATGGCGTCCTCTGCGATTCCCACGCTGTTCAGTCCGGTAAAGATCAACCGTGAGTTTTTTGGCGACGGCGTTACCCGGCAGATGGCTCACATCAGCCCGGTATTGCGTCTGGGGGCCCGCAAGGTACTGGTCATTGGCGTCAGTGCCAACGCCATGTGCCCGTCAAAACGGCCGGAAAAGCCCGGCATGCCAACGCTGACCCAGGTGCTGGCTCAGGTGTTCAACGGCATGTTCCTGGATACGCTGGATTACGACATCGACCGCTCGCGGGTGATCAACCAGTTACTGGAGCTGATACCAGAGGAACGGCTGAAGGAATCCGGGCTTGACCTGAGTCCGGTGGATATCCTGGAAATTTCACCGTCCGAACCCATCAACGACCTTGCGATGAAGTACATCGATGCGATGCCGCTGGTGCTTCGCCGGCTTACCGGCGCGTCGGATTCGGCGCCGGTTTCCAGCGCCAACCTGGCCAGTTTCCTGCTGTTCGACAAGCGTTTCTGTCGTGATTTGATCGAACTGGGCTACCGGGATGGCCAGAGCCATGCCCGGCAGATCGAGCGGTTCTTCGCAAAAGAGGCCTGA
- a CDS encoding OmpW/AlkL family protein: MSRTFTLSVLAAGILAAAPFAQAYEAGDFMLRVGPAHVAPDDSSSDLAFSGRGPLAGQNLALPGTGVAVDSNTQFGITATYMITSNIGVGILAATPFKHDINGADSLSGFGKFAETKHLPPTLTLQYYPMESASRFQPYAGLGVNYTTFFEEKTTGRLNAVIDSVAQANFGTDPGTVDGSKLDLDDSVGVALELGADYMLSENFGLNAAVWWIDLDTDATITALSGNTEVGEITTDVDIDPLVYMVGFTLKF; this comes from the coding sequence ATGTCCCGTACTTTCACCCTCAGCGTTCTGGCTGCAGGTATCCTGGCTGCTGCCCCTTTTGCGCAAGCCTATGAAGCCGGTGATTTCATGTTGCGTGTCGGGCCCGCACATGTCGCCCCGGATGATTCCAGTAGCGACCTGGCGTTCTCGGGCAGAGGCCCGCTGGCCGGTCAGAATCTGGCGCTGCCCGGCACGGGTGTGGCTGTCGATTCCAACACCCAGTTTGGGATCACCGCTACCTATATGATCACATCCAACATTGGCGTTGGTATTCTGGCGGCTACTCCGTTCAAACATGATATCAACGGAGCTGACAGCCTGAGCGGCTTTGGCAAGTTCGCCGAAACCAAACACCTGCCGCCAACGCTGACTCTCCAGTACTACCCCATGGAAAGTGCATCCCGCTTCCAGCCCTATGCAGGCCTGGGCGTCAACTACACGACGTTCTTTGAGGAAAAGACCACCGGCCGGCTGAATGCCGTTATTGATTCCGTCGCACAGGCAAATTTCGGCACCGATCCGGGCACTGTTGATGGCTCGAAACTGGATCTGGATGACAGTGTGGGCGTGGCCCTGGAGTTGGGCGCGGACTACATGTTGAGCGAGAATTTTGGTCTGAATGCGGCTGTCTGGTGGATTGATCTTGATACCGACGCCACCATTACGGCGCTGTCCGGTAATACCGAAGTGGGGGAAATCACCACGGACGTGGATATCGATCCGCTGGTTTATATGGTGGGTTTCACCTTAAAGTTCTAA
- a CDS encoding TetR family transcriptional regulator — MKALTGGKLKLIQAALRLITQSSSLSSLGLRELAREAGLNPNTFYRHFKNLDEFGLQVLGYIAEDMKSGVRELRRMAESSEQASHDTVTFVYHYFLANPAATTVAVRELHGPSPLLRRALESQLDASAKEMAEDIIERQLVSAVPPETIHEISRMTIRYILFRAMDYIEKPAQRKTIQQETERFINRQFRGAMLDHLSQTDVEGLAQKNA; from the coding sequence ATGAAAGCTTTGACTGGCGGGAAACTAAAGCTGATACAGGCTGCCCTGAGGCTGATAACCCAAAGCAGCAGTCTCTCTTCGTTAGGGCTGCGGGAACTTGCCCGTGAGGCCGGGCTGAACCCGAATACCTTTTACCGCCACTTCAAGAACCTGGACGAGTTCGGGCTGCAGGTGCTGGGATACATCGCCGAAGACATGAAGTCAGGGGTGCGCGAGTTGCGGCGGATGGCGGAATCGTCTGAGCAGGCGTCCCATGACACAGTCACCTTCGTGTATCACTACTTCCTGGCCAACCCCGCGGCGACCACTGTGGCGGTGAGGGAACTGCATGGGCCTTCACCCTTGTTACGAAGAGCGCTTGAGTCTCAGCTCGATGCCAGTGCGAAGGAGATGGCGGAGGATATTATTGAGCGGCAACTGGTCAGTGCCGTGCCGCCGGAGACGATTCACGAAATTTCCCGCATGACTATCCGCTACATCCTGTTCCGGGCCATGGATTACATCGAGAAACCCGCTCAGCGCAAAACAATCCAACAGGAAACAGAGCGCTTTATTAACCGGCAGTTTCGGGGTGCAATGCTGGATCATCTGTCCCAGACCGACGTCGAGGGCCTTGCGCAGAAAAACGCCTGA
- a CDS encoding flavin-containing monooxygenase gives MSNTAQIAIIGTGFSGLGMGIKLKEAGYDNFVILEQSDDVGGTWHENHYPGCACDVQSALYSFSFEQNPSWTRMFAQQKEIQAYLRGCAEKYDLMKHVRLNTHVAGARFDEQTQSWTVETCDSPELWAYMQKKGLNPGDKLDRKDKDLPEFSSFKADVVVSGMGGLSTPAYPNIKGIETFTGKSFHSQDWDHSYDFKGKRVAVIGTGASAIQFVPEVAKDAAHLDLYQRTPPWIVPKPDREIRPLERMMFRKFPQTLNAFRQSIYWMLEARVLGFVGNPRILKIGELQARRHIRNQIKDKELRRKVTPDFHFGCKRVLISNNYYPALAQDNVDVLTDGIREVRGNIVVDNNGSEREVDCIIYGTGFRAQDPIPAGMVRGRNGQDLLDAWKDGAEAYKGSTIAGFPNFFMLMGPNTGLGHSSMVYMIESQIQYVLDALKKMQKHGWKSVEVKEDALSKYNASIHAKLGDSVWQTGCKSWYVNENGKNTTLWPGFTWQFRQQTRRFDAGQYVCEPEAVAVGEAAPAT, from the coding sequence ATGAGCAACACAGCACAAATCGCCATAATCGGCACCGGATTCTCCGGCCTGGGTATGGGCATCAAACTCAAAGAAGCGGGGTACGATAACTTCGTCATCCTCGAACAGAGCGACGATGTCGGCGGTACCTGGCACGAGAACCATTACCCCGGCTGCGCCTGTGACGTCCAGTCTGCACTCTACTCCTTCTCGTTCGAACAGAACCCCAGCTGGACCCGCATGTTCGCCCAGCAGAAAGAAATCCAGGCCTACCTGCGGGGCTGCGCTGAAAAATACGACCTGATGAAACACGTGCGCCTGAATACCCACGTGGCCGGCGCCCGATTCGATGAACAGACCCAAAGCTGGACCGTAGAGACCTGTGACAGCCCCGAACTCTGGGCCTACATGCAGAAAAAAGGCCTGAACCCCGGCGACAAACTGGACCGTAAGGACAAGGATCTGCCCGAGTTCAGCTCCTTCAAGGCGGATGTCGTTGTTTCCGGCATGGGCGGCCTAAGCACTCCGGCCTACCCCAATATCAAGGGCATTGAGACCTTCACCGGCAAAAGCTTCCATTCCCAGGACTGGGACCACAGCTACGATTTCAAGGGTAAGCGCGTTGCGGTGATCGGCACCGGCGCCTCGGCCATCCAGTTCGTCCCGGAAGTGGCCAAAGACGCCGCCCACCTGGACCTGTACCAGCGCACTCCACCGTGGATCGTGCCCAAGCCGGACCGCGAGATCCGCCCGCTGGAACGGATGATGTTCCGCAAGTTCCCACAGACCCTGAATGCCTTCCGCCAGAGCATCTACTGGATGCTGGAAGCCCGGGTGCTGGGCTTTGTGGGCAACCCACGCATTCTCAAGATCGGTGAACTGCAGGCCCGCCGCCATATCCGCAACCAGATCAAGGACAAGGAACTGCGCAGGAAAGTCACCCCGGATTTCCACTTCGGCTGCAAGCGGGTGCTGATTTCCAATAACTATTATCCGGCCCTGGCCCAGGACAACGTCGACGTGCTGACCGACGGCATCCGCGAGGTACGTGGCAATATCGTCGTGGATAATAACGGCAGTGAGCGGGAAGTGGACTGCATCATCTACGGCACCGGTTTCAGGGCCCAGGATCCGATCCCCGCCGGTATGGTGCGCGGTCGTAATGGCCAGGACCTGCTGGATGCCTGGAAAGACGGCGCCGAAGCCTACAAGGGCAGCACCATTGCTGGCTTCCCCAACTTCTTCATGCTGATGGGCCCCAACACCGGCCTGGGCCACAGCTCCATGGTGTACATGATCGAAAGCCAGATTCAGTACGTGCTGGACGCGCTCAAGAAGATGCAGAAGCATGGCTGGAAGAGCGTGGAAGTAAAGGAAGACGCCCTGAGCAAATACAACGCCTCAATTCACGCCAAACTCGGCGACTCTGTCTGGCAGACCGGGTGCAAGAGTTGGTATGTGAATGAGAACGGTAAGAACACCACGCTTTGGCCGGGGTTCACCTGGCAGTTCCGGCAGCAGACGCGGCGGTTTGATGCGGGGCAGTATGTGTGTGAGCCGGAGGCTGTTGCGGTGGGCGAAGCCGCGCCGGCGACTTGA